One region of Epilithonimonas zeae genomic DNA includes:
- a CDS encoding SDR family NAD(P)-dependent oxidoreductase, with amino-acid sequence MIVLGSNSEVAQAFVEECLAQGEKFPTIYLLSSNPETTEKFAGHLQVKFLQNSEIIPLDLMKEIDYKALENINSDLLFCASGYLGLGTEEGLYDDENTTQIIDVNYAKLVPVLNFFAKKMESKRSGTMIVLSSVAGERGRQSNFIYGSAKAGLTAYLSGLRNYLFDKKVHVLTVKPGFMETKMTEGLPLNPALTATPKKAAAGIYKAYKNKKDVAYVLPIWAIIMMIIRNIPEFIFKKLKL; translated from the coding sequence ATGATAGTATTAGGTTCCAATTCTGAAGTTGCACAGGCATTCGTAGAAGAATGTTTGGCTCAAGGAGAAAAATTTCCCACGATTTATCTGTTAAGTTCTAACCCGGAAACGACAGAGAAATTCGCAGGTCATCTTCAGGTTAAGTTTCTTCAGAATTCCGAAATTATTCCATTGGATTTGATGAAGGAGATTGATTATAAGGCCTTAGAAAATATCAATTCAGATTTGTTGTTTTGTGCTTCTGGCTATCTTGGTTTAGGAACGGAAGAAGGTCTTTATGATGACGAAAATACAACGCAGATTATTGATGTCAATTACGCAAAATTAGTTCCTGTCCTCAACTTCTTTGCCAAAAAAATGGAATCCAAAAGAAGTGGAACAATGATCGTTTTATCTTCGGTTGCAGGTGAAAGAGGAAGACAAAGTAATTTCATCTACGGAAGTGCAAAAGCCGGATTAACAGCTTATTTGAGTGGATTGAGAAATTATTTATTTGATAAAAAAGTTCATGTTTTAACCGTTAAACCAGGTTTTATGGAAACCAAAATGACGGAAGGTTTACCTCTGAATCCAGCTTTGACAGCAACACCCAAAAAAGCAGCAGCAGGAATTTATAAAGCCTATAAAAATAAAAAGGATGTTGCTTACGTTTTACCAATTTGGGCAATCATTATGATGATCATCAGAAATATTCCTGAATTTATTTTTAAAAAGCTAAAACTATAG
- a CDS encoding cysteine desulfurase family protein yields MERIYLDNAATTPLDDEVIDCMVNVLKFNYGNPSSTHSLGQEAKTILEEVRRKIADSLKVTPGEIVFTSCGTESNNMIIKSAVNYLGVERIITSALEHKCVAETCLEMKKLKGVELVYLRPDSNGDFDLKKLEEVLKSSDKKTLVTLMHANNEIGNILDIEKVAHLCKENNTLFHSDTVQTMAHLDLDFSKIPVDFASCSAHKFHGPKGSGFAFVRKSSGLKGIITGGPQERSLRAGTENVTGIAGLGKAWEISQEKMEDYKNHILDIKNYTIQQLKERIAGVKFNGRSAEESSLYTVLNLLLPYKNPLIGLQLDMKGIAISQGSACSSGAAKPSMVLMSVLSEDDLENSTPVRVSFSHFTKKSDIDAFINALEEIGQQFVIEKADSLHR; encoded by the coding sequence ATGGAAAGAATTTATCTGGATAATGCAGCAACTACACCTCTGGACGATGAGGTGATAGATTGTATGGTGAATGTTTTAAAATTCAATTATGGTAATCCGTCATCAACGCACAGTTTGGGACAGGAAGCCAAGACCATTTTGGAAGAAGTTAGGCGAAAGATTGCAGATTCTTTGAAAGTGACTCCGGGAGAAATCGTTTTCACATCTTGTGGAACCGAATCCAACAATATGATTATCAAATCTGCGGTTAATTATCTTGGTGTAGAAAGAATCATCACTTCTGCTTTGGAACACAAGTGTGTAGCTGAAACTTGCCTTGAAATGAAGAAATTGAAAGGTGTAGAATTGGTTTATCTAAGACCGGACTCCAACGGCGATTTCGATTTGAAGAAATTAGAAGAAGTTCTAAAGTCCTCAGACAAAAAGACTTTAGTGACATTGATGCACGCCAACAACGAGATCGGGAATATTCTTGATATCGAGAAAGTGGCTCACCTTTGTAAAGAAAATAATACACTTTTCCATTCGGACACGGTTCAGACAATGGCGCATTTGGATTTGGATTTTTCTAAAATTCCGGTTGATTTTGCATCTTGCAGTGCACACAAGTTTCACGGGCCAAAAGGTTCTGGATTTGCTTTTGTAAGAAAATCTTCAGGACTTAAGGGAATTATTACTGGCGGACCGCAGGAAAGAAGCTTGAGAGCTGGAACTGAAAACGTGACAGGAATCGCAGGTTTGGGGAAAGCTTGGGAGATTTCCCAGGAAAAAATGGAAGATTATAAAAACCATATTTTGGATATTAAGAATTATACAATCCAACAATTAAAAGAAAGAATTGCAGGAGTGAAATTCAATGGAAGAAGTGCGGAAGAAAGCAGTTTATATACAGTTCTGAATCTTTTGCTTCCTTATAAAAATCCTTTGATTGGATTGCAATTGGATATGAAAGGAATTGCCATTTCGCAGGGAAGTGCTTGTAGTTCAGGTGCGGCAAAACCATCAATGGTCTTGATGTCTGTTTTATCAGAAGATGATTTGGAAAATTCGACTCCTGTAAGAGTTTCATTCAGTCATTTTACTAAAAAGTCTGATATTGATGCTTTTATAAATGCGTTAGAAGAAATAGGCCAGCAATTTGTTATAGAAAAAGCTGATAGTTTACATAGATAA
- a CDS encoding FAD-binding oxidoreductase, translated as MKPNFVQKVTNWGNFPIVEKEMKSDDSVSKIKQFVRDNNEVIARGNGRCYGDASLGEHIFSTKRLNKFISFDRLNGIIECESGVLLSEVLEVTVPQGYFLYVTPGTKFVSVGGAIASDVHGKNHHAEGCFSEYVTEFKLLNENSEVITCSREENTDKFWATIGGMGLTGIILSAKFKLKNIESAYIRQESIKAENLDEVFKLFDESEDWTYNVAWIDCFQKGKNLGRSILMRGEHALKAELPSNLQKKSLKLKEKFKPTVPFYFPGFVLNALTIKIFNFLYYNKQTKKQLNNFIDYETFFYPLDVINDWNKIYGKSGFIQYQMVIPKENGKEGMRQILDAIAKSGNGSFLAVLKLFGKDNPLAYNSFPKEGYTLALDFKVNKGLKKLVEQLDTIVENFGGRIYLTKDSMSKSSLTNYLQNVDSSKFVSLQHKRILSGGN; from the coding sequence ATGAAGCCGAATTTTGTACAGAAAGTAACCAACTGGGGAAATTTTCCAATCGTAGAGAAGGAAATGAAATCGGATGATTCTGTTTCTAAAATCAAACAATTTGTAAGAGATAATAACGAAGTTATTGCTCGTGGAAACGGTCGTTGTTATGGCGATGCTTCTCTTGGAGAACATATTTTCTCTACAAAAAGATTGAATAAATTCATTTCTTTTGACAGGCTTAACGGAATCATCGAATGTGAATCTGGTGTTCTTTTGTCAGAAGTTTTAGAGGTTACTGTTCCGCAAGGTTATTTTCTTTATGTTACTCCTGGAACCAAATTTGTTTCCGTCGGTGGCGCCATTGCGTCTGACGTTCACGGAAAAAATCATCATGCAGAAGGTTGCTTTTCAGAATATGTAACGGAGTTCAAATTATTGAATGAAAACTCGGAAGTCATCACTTGTTCCAGAGAAGAAAATACGGATAAATTTTGGGCGACAATTGGTGGAATGGGATTGACAGGAATTATCTTGTCAGCTAAATTCAAACTAAAAAATATAGAATCAGCTTACATCAGACAAGAAAGTATCAAAGCTGAAAATCTGGATGAGGTTTTCAAATTGTTTGATGAAAGCGAGGATTGGACTTATAACGTTGCCTGGATTGATTGTTTCCAAAAAGGAAAAAATCTTGGACGTTCTATTTTGATGCGAGGTGAACACGCCTTGAAGGCAGAATTACCATCTAATCTTCAGAAGAAATCTTTGAAACTAAAAGAAAAATTCAAACCGACAGTTCCTTTTTATTTTCCTGGATTTGTTTTGAATGCTTTAACCATTAAGATTTTCAATTTCCTTTATTACAATAAGCAAACCAAGAAACAGCTGAATAATTTTATTGATTACGAAACCTTTTTCTATCCTTTGGATGTTATCAATGATTGGAACAAAATCTACGGAAAAAGTGGATTTATCCAATACCAAATGGTTATCCCGAAAGAAAATGGTAAGGAAGGAATGAGACAAATTCTTGATGCCATTGCAAAAAGTGGAAACGGTTCTTTCTTGGCAGTTTTGAAATTATTTGGGAAAGATAATCCATTAGCTTATAATTCCTTTCCGAAAGAAGGTTATACGCTGGCTTTAGATTTTAAAGTCAACAAAGGACTTAAAAAACTGGTTGAACAATTGGATACAATCGTTGAAAATTTCGGAGGTAGAATTTATTTGACGAAAGATAGTATGAGTAAATCTTCTTTGACCAATTATCTTCAAAACGTTGATTCATCCAAGTTTGTATCACTTCAACATAAAAGAATATTGAGCGGAGGTAATTAA
- the trxA gene encoding thioredoxin — MAVEITDQSFQETVLNSDKPVLVDFWAAWCGPCRMLGPIIEEVATDFEGKALVGKVDVDNNQQISVDYGIRNIPTVLIFKNGEVVDKIVGVAPKEVIAEKLNAFL, encoded by the coding sequence ATGGCAGTAGAAATTACAGATCAATCCTTTCAGGAAACAGTATTGAATTCAGATAAACCAGTTTTAGTTGACTTTTGGGCAGCTTGGTGTGGACCTTGTAGAATGCTTGGACCAATCATCGAAGAAGTAGCAACTGACTTTGAAGGCAAAGCGTTGGTAGGTAAAGTAGATGTTGATAACAATCAGCAGATTTCTGTTGATTATGGAATCAGAAATATTCCTACCGTTTTAATTTTCAAAAACGGAGAAGTTGTAGATAAAATCGTAGGTGTTGCTCCAAAAGAAGTCATCGCTGAGAAGCTGAATGCTTTCTTGTAA
- a CDS encoding decaprenyl-phosphate phosphoribosyltransferase, which yields MKNYLKLIRVEQWVKNLFVFAPLFFSGKITNTHLFYESIFAFLVFSFTASSIYIINDYFDIESDKKHPEKKHRPLASGAVSKTSARILFVLLILLSVGSIFLGNYIFQTNFWKFGVIIAFYFVMNLFYTFKLKQVAIVDICIIAIGFVLRVLAGGYVTGVIVTNWAILLTFVLALVLAIGKRRGELINAQISGKTRKALDGYNVQFADIALSISCTLAIICYLMFTLSPEVQARFHPRVFYTVIFVVFAFLRYLQQTLVYNKTESPTKIVYKDRYIQVTIVLWVIVFLLQIYFKK from the coding sequence ATGAAGAATTATTTAAAATTAATAAGAGTAGAACAATGGGTTAAGAACTTATTTGTTTTTGCTCCTTTATTTTTTTCAGGTAAGATTACCAATACTCATCTTTTTTACGAGAGTATTTTTGCATTCTTGGTTTTCTCTTTTACAGCAAGTTCTATTTATATCATCAATGATTATTTTGATATAGAATCAGATAAAAAACATCCGGAAAAAAAACATCGTCCGTTAGCAAGTGGTGCTGTTTCTAAGACCAGTGCAAGGATTTTATTTGTATTATTGATTCTGTTGTCAGTCGGTTCTATTTTTCTTGGAAATTATATTTTTCAAACTAACTTTTGGAAGTTCGGAGTCATCATCGCATTTTATTTTGTGATGAATCTTTTCTATACATTCAAACTAAAACAAGTGGCGATTGTTGATATCTGTATCATCGCCATTGGATTTGTTCTCAGAGTTTTAGCGGGTGGTTATGTGACAGGAGTTATCGTAACTAACTGGGCCATCTTGTTAACCTTTGTACTGGCACTTGTACTGGCAATTGGCAAAAGAAGAGGAGAATTAATCAATGCTCAGATTTCAGGAAAAACCAGAAAAGCTTTAGATGGTTATAATGTTCAATTTGCTGATATTGCTTTGTCAATCAGTTGTACTTTGGCAATCATTTGTTATCTGATGTTTACCTTGTCTCCGGAGGTTCAGGCGAGATTTCATCCTAGAGTTTTCTATACAGTGATTTTTGTGGTGTTTGCATTTCTAAGATATCTGCAGCAGACGTTGGTATATAATAAAACTGAATCGCCAACAAAGATTGTTTATAAAGACCGATATATACAAGTGACAATTGTCCTTTGGGTTATCGTTTTCCTTTTACAAATCTATTTTAAGAAATAA
- a CDS encoding HAD-IB family hydrolase: MKKLYLFDFDGTLTYKDTMFLFLKFYDPAKFSVQFLKHVPLFILLKMKLADAEAVKKSFIASILKGQSRYQIEKKAEQFFDENYPSLFRENALDFINNIDRTHTESYIVSASLDIWVKPFAEKFNMKLLSTQAEFKDDIFTGKFVGKNCNKEEKANRVKIEIGDKKFDKIIAFGDTSGDKAMFKFANESHYRFFH; the protein is encoded by the coding sequence ATGAAGAAATTATATCTATTCGATTTTGATGGAACCTTAACTTACAAAGACACCATGTTTTTGTTTTTGAAGTTTTATGACCCAGCTAAATTTTCTGTCCAGTTTTTGAAACACGTTCCACTTTTTATTTTATTAAAAATGAAATTGGCAGATGCGGAAGCTGTGAAGAAAAGTTTCATTGCATCCATTCTGAAAGGTCAATCCAGATATCAAATAGAAAAAAAAGCAGAACAGTTTTTTGATGAGAATTATCCCAGTTTATTCAGAGAAAATGCTTTGGATTTCATCAATAATATTGATAGAACTCACACAGAATCCTATATTGTTTCAGCTTCTTTGGACATTTGGGTAAAACCATTTGCTGAAAAATTCAATATGAAATTGCTTTCTACACAAGCAGAGTTTAAAGATGATATTTTTACAGGGAAATTTGTTGGAAAAAACTGTAATAAAGAAGAGAAAGCTAACAGAGTTAAAATCGAAATTGGAGACAAGAAATTTGATAAAATCATAGCTTTTGGAGATACTTCTGGAGACAAAGCGATGTTCAAATTCGCCAATGAATCTCATTACCGATTTTTTCACTAA
- a CDS encoding OmpA family protein: MKLTKLNIAAFFISGSLLLTSCEAVQNANNTQKGAAIGTAAGAVLGGILGNNIGKGGNAPLGAVLGGVVGGVAGGVIGNKMDKQAKEIKEVLPGAEVERVGEGIKVTLHENTVNFDFNSSNLTTLAKTNLDKLVTVLKNNPDTNINIYGHTDSVGTDAVNLRISGQRAAAVKNYFVANGISSTRLFTEGLGKSSPIASNDTDAGRAQNRRVEFAITANEKMINDAKSN, encoded by the coding sequence ATGAAATTAACTAAATTAAACATAGCTGCATTTTTTATCTCAGGCTCACTTTTATTAACAAGTTGTGAGGCCGTTCAAAATGCGAATAATACTCAGAAAGGCGCTGCAATAGGAACTGCTGCCGGAGCTGTACTTGGAGGGATTTTAGGAAATAACATCGGAAAAGGTGGTAATGCGCCTCTTGGAGCTGTTCTTGGTGGTGTTGTAGGTGGTGTTGCTGGTGGTGTTATTGGTAACAAAATGGACAAACAGGCTAAAGAAATTAAAGAAGTTTTACCTGGAGCTGAAGTAGAAAGAGTAGGGGAAGGTATTAAAGTGACGCTTCACGAAAATACGGTTAACTTCGATTTCAATTCATCGAATTTAACGACTCTTGCAAAAACTAATCTTGATAAATTGGTAACGGTTCTTAAGAATAATCCTGATACTAATATTAATATCTATGGTCACACAGATAGTGTTGGTACAGATGCGGTTAACTTGAGAATCTCGGGACAGAGAGCTGCTGCAGTTAAAAATTATTTTGTGGCTAATGGTATCTCATCTACAAGATTGTTTACAGAAGGTTTAGGGAAATCTAGCCCCATTGCTTCTAATGATACAGATGCAGGTAGAGCACAGAACAGACGTGTAGAATTTGCAATTACAGCAAATGAAAAAATGATTAACGACGCCAAGTCAAATTAA